One segment of Hippopotamus amphibius kiboko isolate mHipAmp2 chromosome 2, mHipAmp2.hap2, whole genome shotgun sequence DNA contains the following:
- the POMT1 gene encoding protein O-mannosyl-transferase 1 isoform X2, whose protein sequence is MLGFLQRPVVVTADINLNVVALTVVGLLSRLWQLAYPRAVVFDEVYYGQYISFYMKRIFFLDGSGPPFGHMLLALGGYLGGFDGNFLWNRIGAEYSSNVPVWSLRLLPALAGALSVPMAYQIVWELGFSNCAAMGAALLILIENALITQSRLMLLESVLIFFNLLAVLSYLKFSNSQKHRPFSPSWWFWLLLTGVACSCAVGIKYVGVFTYLLVLGVAAVHTWHLIGDHTLSHVRVLCHLLARAVALVLIPVLVYLLFFYVHLLLLYRSGPHDQIMSSAFQASLEGGLARITQGQPLEVAYGSQVTLKNVFGQPVPCWLHSHQSTYPMIYENGRGSSHQQQVTCYPFKDVNNWWIVKDPGRHQLVVSSSPRPVRHGDLVQLVHGMTTRLLNTHDVAAPLSPHSQEVSCYIDYNISMPAQNLWRLDIVNRESDTDIWKTILSEVRFMHVNTSAVLKLSGAPLPDWGFRQLEVVGEKLSRGYHESTVWNVEEHRYGKSQEQKDRELELHSPTQMDISRNLSFMARFWELQWRMLTVKSDDSEHKYSSTPLDWVTLDTNIAYWLHPRTSAQIHLLGNIVIWASASLATVLYGLLFIWYLLRRRRRVCDLPEDCWLRWVLAGALCAGGWAVNYIPFFLMEKTLFLYHYLPALTFQTLLLPVVLEHVSDHLCRSQLQRSLFRALVVAWFASACHVSNTLRPLTYGDRSLSPSELKALRWKDSWDILVRKY, encoded by the exons ATGCTGGGGTTTTTGCAGCGCCCTGTGGTGGTGACAGCTGACATCAACTTGAACGTCGTGGCTCTGACCGTGGTGGGGCTGCTGAGCCGACTATGGCAGCTTGCCTATCCGAGGGCCGTGGT TTTTGATGAAGTATATTATGGGCAGTACATCTCTTTTTACATGAAGCGGATCTTCTTTTTGGATGGCAGTGGACCGCCGTTTGGCCACATGCTGCTGGCCTTGGGAG GTTATTTAGGAGGATTCGATGGTAACTTTTTGTGGAACAGAATTGGAgcag AATACAGCAGCAATGTGCCCGTGTGGTCCCTGCGCCTGCTGCCCGCCCTGGCAGGGGCCCTGTCGGTGCCCATGGCCTACCAGATCGTGTGGGAGCTTGGCTTCTCTAACTGTGCTGCCATGGGGGCCGCTCTGCTGATACTGATCG AGAATGCTCTCATCACTCAGTCAAGACTGATGCTTTTGGAATCCGTGTTGATATTTTTCAATCTGTTGGCCGTGCTGTCTTACCTGAAGTTCTCCAACTCCCAGAAGCACAG GCCCTTCTCTCCCAGCTGGTGGTTTTGGCTGCTGCTGACAGGCGTGGCCTGCTCCTGTGCAGTTGG CATCAAGTACGTGGGTGTGTTCACATACTTGCTTGTGCTCGGGGTTGCAGCTGTCCACACCTGGCACCTGATTGGAGACCACACACTGTCACAC GTCCGTGTGCTCTGTCACCTGCTGGCCCGAGCCGTGGCCCTGGTGCTCATCCCGGTCCTCGTGTACCTGCTGTTCTTCTATGTCCACCTGCTGCTGCTCTACCGCTCCGGGCCCCATGACCAGATCATGTCCAGTGCTTTCCAGGCCAGCTTGGAG GGCGGGCTAGCGCGTATCACACAAGGCCAGCCCCTGGAGGTGGCCTACGGTTCCCAGGTCACCCTGAAGAACGTCTTTGGCCAACCTGTGCCCTGCTGGCTGCACTCCCACCAGAGCACCTACCCTATGAT ATATGAGAACGGCCGCGGCAGCTCCCACCAGCAGCAGGTGACCTGCTACCCCTTCAAAGATGTCAATAACTGGTGGATTGTAAAGGACCCCGGGAG GCACCAGCTGGTGGTGAGCAGCTCCCCGAGGCCTGTGCGGCACGGCGACCTCGTGCAGCTGGTGCACGGCATGACCACCCGCCTCCTCAACAC GCATGATGTCGCGGCCCCCCTGAGCCCCCACTCGCAGGAGGTCTCCTGCTACATCGACTACAACATCTCCATGCCAGCCCAGAACCTCTGGAGGCTG GACATTGTGAACAGGGAGTCTGACACAGACATCTGGAAGACCATCCTGTCGGAGGTCCGCTTCATGCATGTGAACACCTCCGCTGTCCTCAAG CTGAGCGGGGCGCCCCTCCCGGACTGGGGCTTTCGGCAGCTGGAGGTGGTTGGGGAGAAGCTGTCCCGGGGCTACCACGAGAGCACCGTGTGGAACGTGGAGGAGCACCGCTATGGCAAGA GCCAGGAGCAGAAGGACAGGGAGCTGGAGCTGCACTCCCCGACGCAGATGGACATCAGCAGGAACCTCAGCTTCATGGCCAGATTCTGGGAGCTGCAG TGGCGGATGCTGACGGTGAAAAGTGATGATTCTGAGCATAAGTACAGCTCCACGCCGCTGGACTGGGTCACGCTGGACACCAACATCGCCTACTGGCTGCACCCCAGGACCAGT GCACAGATCCACCTGCTGGGGAACATTGTCATCTGGGCCTCGGCCAGCCTCGCCACCGTGCTGTACGGCCTGCTCTTCATCTGGTACCTGCTCAGACGCCGGAGGAGAGTCTGCGACCTCCCTGAGG ATTGCTGGCTGCGCTGGGTGCTGGCCGGGGCTCTGTGTGCCGGGGGCTGGGCCGTGAACTACATCCCCTTCTTCCTGATGGAAAAGACACTCTTCCTCTACCACTACCTGCCTGCGCTCACCTTCCAGACCCTCCTGCTCCCTGTGGTCTTGGAGCATGTCAGCGACCACCTGTGCAG GTCCCAGCTGCAGAGGAGCCTCTTCAGAGCGCTGGTTGTGGCATGGTTCGCGTCCGCCTGCCACGTATCCAACACGCTGCGCCCGCTCACCTACGGCGACAGGTCGCTCTCCCCCAGCGAACTCAAGGCCCTGCGCTGGAAAGACAGCTGGGACATCCTGGTCCGGAAGTACTAG
- the POMT1 gene encoding protein O-mannosyl-transferase 1 isoform X1, producing MLGFLQRPVVVTADINLNVVALTVVGLLSRLWQLAYPRAVVFDEVYYGQYISFYMKRIFFLDGSGPPFGHMLLALGGYLGGFDGNFLWNRIGAEYSSNVPVWSLRLLPALAGALSVPMAYQIVWELGFSNCAAMGAALLILIENALITQSRLMLLESVLIFFNLLAVLSYLKFSNSQKHRPFSPSWWFWLLLTGVACSCAVGIKYVGVFTYLLVLGVAAVHTWHLIGDHTLSHVRVLCHLLARAVALVLIPVLVYLLFFYVHLLLLYRSGPHDQIMSSAFQASLEGGLARITQGQPLEVAYGSQVTLKNVFGQPVPCWLHSHQSTYPMIYENGRGSSHQQQVTCYPFKDVNNWWIVKDPGRHQLVVSSSPRPVRHGDLVQLVHGMTTRLLNTHDVAAPLSPHSQEVSCYIDYNISMPAQNLWRLDIVNRESDTDIWKTILSEVRFMHVNTSAVLKLSGAPLPDWGFRQLEVVGEKLSRGYHESTVWNVEEHRYGKSQEQKDRELELHSPTQMDISRNLSFMARFWELQWRMLTVKSDDSEHKYSSTPLDWVTLDTNIAYWLHPRTSAQIHLLGNIVIWASASLATVLYGLLFIWYLLRRRRRVCDLPEDCWLRWVLAGALCAGGWAVNYIPFFLMEKTLFLYHYLPALTFQTLLLPVVLEHVSDHLCSRSQLQRSLFRALVVAWFASACHVSNTLRPLTYGDRSLSPSELKALRWKDSWDILVRKY from the exons ATGCTGGGGTTTTTGCAGCGCCCTGTGGTGGTGACAGCTGACATCAACTTGAACGTCGTGGCTCTGACCGTGGTGGGGCTGCTGAGCCGACTATGGCAGCTTGCCTATCCGAGGGCCGTGGT TTTTGATGAAGTATATTATGGGCAGTACATCTCTTTTTACATGAAGCGGATCTTCTTTTTGGATGGCAGTGGACCGCCGTTTGGCCACATGCTGCTGGCCTTGGGAG GTTATTTAGGAGGATTCGATGGTAACTTTTTGTGGAACAGAATTGGAgcag AATACAGCAGCAATGTGCCCGTGTGGTCCCTGCGCCTGCTGCCCGCCCTGGCAGGGGCCCTGTCGGTGCCCATGGCCTACCAGATCGTGTGGGAGCTTGGCTTCTCTAACTGTGCTGCCATGGGGGCCGCTCTGCTGATACTGATCG AGAATGCTCTCATCACTCAGTCAAGACTGATGCTTTTGGAATCCGTGTTGATATTTTTCAATCTGTTGGCCGTGCTGTCTTACCTGAAGTTCTCCAACTCCCAGAAGCACAG GCCCTTCTCTCCCAGCTGGTGGTTTTGGCTGCTGCTGACAGGCGTGGCCTGCTCCTGTGCAGTTGG CATCAAGTACGTGGGTGTGTTCACATACTTGCTTGTGCTCGGGGTTGCAGCTGTCCACACCTGGCACCTGATTGGAGACCACACACTGTCACAC GTCCGTGTGCTCTGTCACCTGCTGGCCCGAGCCGTGGCCCTGGTGCTCATCCCGGTCCTCGTGTACCTGCTGTTCTTCTATGTCCACCTGCTGCTGCTCTACCGCTCCGGGCCCCATGACCAGATCATGTCCAGTGCTTTCCAGGCCAGCTTGGAG GGCGGGCTAGCGCGTATCACACAAGGCCAGCCCCTGGAGGTGGCCTACGGTTCCCAGGTCACCCTGAAGAACGTCTTTGGCCAACCTGTGCCCTGCTGGCTGCACTCCCACCAGAGCACCTACCCTATGAT ATATGAGAACGGCCGCGGCAGCTCCCACCAGCAGCAGGTGACCTGCTACCCCTTCAAAGATGTCAATAACTGGTGGATTGTAAAGGACCCCGGGAG GCACCAGCTGGTGGTGAGCAGCTCCCCGAGGCCTGTGCGGCACGGCGACCTCGTGCAGCTGGTGCACGGCATGACCACCCGCCTCCTCAACAC GCATGATGTCGCGGCCCCCCTGAGCCCCCACTCGCAGGAGGTCTCCTGCTACATCGACTACAACATCTCCATGCCAGCCCAGAACCTCTGGAGGCTG GACATTGTGAACAGGGAGTCTGACACAGACATCTGGAAGACCATCCTGTCGGAGGTCCGCTTCATGCATGTGAACACCTCCGCTGTCCTCAAG CTGAGCGGGGCGCCCCTCCCGGACTGGGGCTTTCGGCAGCTGGAGGTGGTTGGGGAGAAGCTGTCCCGGGGCTACCACGAGAGCACCGTGTGGAACGTGGAGGAGCACCGCTATGGCAAGA GCCAGGAGCAGAAGGACAGGGAGCTGGAGCTGCACTCCCCGACGCAGATGGACATCAGCAGGAACCTCAGCTTCATGGCCAGATTCTGGGAGCTGCAG TGGCGGATGCTGACGGTGAAAAGTGATGATTCTGAGCATAAGTACAGCTCCACGCCGCTGGACTGGGTCACGCTGGACACCAACATCGCCTACTGGCTGCACCCCAGGACCAGT GCACAGATCCACCTGCTGGGGAACATTGTCATCTGGGCCTCGGCCAGCCTCGCCACCGTGCTGTACGGCCTGCTCTTCATCTGGTACCTGCTCAGACGCCGGAGGAGAGTCTGCGACCTCCCTGAGG ATTGCTGGCTGCGCTGGGTGCTGGCCGGGGCTCTGTGTGCCGGGGGCTGGGCCGTGAACTACATCCCCTTCTTCCTGATGGAAAAGACACTCTTCCTCTACCACTACCTGCCTGCGCTCACCTTCCAGACCCTCCTGCTCCCTGTGGTCTTGGAGCATGTCAGCGACCACCTGTGCAG CAGGTCCCAGCTGCAGAGGAGCCTCTTCAGAGCGCTGGTTGTGGCATGGTTCGCGTCCGCCTGCCACGTATCCAACACGCTGCGCCCGCTCACCTACGGCGACAGGTCGCTCTCCCCCAGCGAACTCAAGGCCCTGCGCTGGAAAGACAGCTGGGACATCCTGGTCCGGAAGTACTAG
- the POMT1 gene encoding protein O-mannosyl-transferase 1 isoform X5, giving the protein MKRIFFLDGSGPPFGHMLLALGGYLGGFDGNFLWNRIGAEYSSNVPVWSLRLLPALAGALSVPMAYQIVWELGFSNCAAMGAALLILIENALITQSRLMLLESVLIFFNLLAVLSYLKFSNSQKHRPFSPSWWFWLLLTGVACSCAVGIKYVGVFTYLLVLGVAAVHTWHLIGDHTLSHVRVLCHLLARAVALVLIPVLVYLLFFYVHLLLLYRSGPHDQIMSSAFQASLEGGLARITQGQPLEVAYGSQVTLKNVFGQPVPCWLHSHQSTYPMIYENGRGSSHQQQVTCYPFKDVNNWWIVKDPGRHQLVVSSSPRPVRHGDLVQLVHGMTTRLLNTHDVAAPLSPHSQEVSCYIDYNISMPAQNLWRLDIVNRESDTDIWKTILSEVRFMHVNTSAVLKLSGAPLPDWGFRQLEVVGEKLSRGYHESTVWNVEEHRYGKSQEQKDRELELHSPTQMDISRNLSFMARFWELQWRMLTVKSDDSEHKYSSTPLDWVTLDTNIAYWLHPRTSAQIHLLGNIVIWASASLATVLYGLLFIWYLLRRRRRVCDLPEDCWLRWVLAGALCAGGWAVNYIPFFLMEKTLFLYHYLPALTFQTLLLPVVLEHVSDHLCSRSQLQRSLFRALVVAWFASACHVSNTLRPLTYGDRSLSPSELKALRWKDSWDILVRKY; this is encoded by the exons ATGAAGCGGATCTTCTTTTTGGATGGCAGTGGACCGCCGTTTGGCCACATGCTGCTGGCCTTGGGAG GTTATTTAGGAGGATTCGATGGTAACTTTTTGTGGAACAGAATTGGAgcag AATACAGCAGCAATGTGCCCGTGTGGTCCCTGCGCCTGCTGCCCGCCCTGGCAGGGGCCCTGTCGGTGCCCATGGCCTACCAGATCGTGTGGGAGCTTGGCTTCTCTAACTGTGCTGCCATGGGGGCCGCTCTGCTGATACTGATCG AGAATGCTCTCATCACTCAGTCAAGACTGATGCTTTTGGAATCCGTGTTGATATTTTTCAATCTGTTGGCCGTGCTGTCTTACCTGAAGTTCTCCAACTCCCAGAAGCACAG GCCCTTCTCTCCCAGCTGGTGGTTTTGGCTGCTGCTGACAGGCGTGGCCTGCTCCTGTGCAGTTGG CATCAAGTACGTGGGTGTGTTCACATACTTGCTTGTGCTCGGGGTTGCAGCTGTCCACACCTGGCACCTGATTGGAGACCACACACTGTCACAC GTCCGTGTGCTCTGTCACCTGCTGGCCCGAGCCGTGGCCCTGGTGCTCATCCCGGTCCTCGTGTACCTGCTGTTCTTCTATGTCCACCTGCTGCTGCTCTACCGCTCCGGGCCCCATGACCAGATCATGTCCAGTGCTTTCCAGGCCAGCTTGGAG GGCGGGCTAGCGCGTATCACACAAGGCCAGCCCCTGGAGGTGGCCTACGGTTCCCAGGTCACCCTGAAGAACGTCTTTGGCCAACCTGTGCCCTGCTGGCTGCACTCCCACCAGAGCACCTACCCTATGAT ATATGAGAACGGCCGCGGCAGCTCCCACCAGCAGCAGGTGACCTGCTACCCCTTCAAAGATGTCAATAACTGGTGGATTGTAAAGGACCCCGGGAG GCACCAGCTGGTGGTGAGCAGCTCCCCGAGGCCTGTGCGGCACGGCGACCTCGTGCAGCTGGTGCACGGCATGACCACCCGCCTCCTCAACAC GCATGATGTCGCGGCCCCCCTGAGCCCCCACTCGCAGGAGGTCTCCTGCTACATCGACTACAACATCTCCATGCCAGCCCAGAACCTCTGGAGGCTG GACATTGTGAACAGGGAGTCTGACACAGACATCTGGAAGACCATCCTGTCGGAGGTCCGCTTCATGCATGTGAACACCTCCGCTGTCCTCAAG CTGAGCGGGGCGCCCCTCCCGGACTGGGGCTTTCGGCAGCTGGAGGTGGTTGGGGAGAAGCTGTCCCGGGGCTACCACGAGAGCACCGTGTGGAACGTGGAGGAGCACCGCTATGGCAAGA GCCAGGAGCAGAAGGACAGGGAGCTGGAGCTGCACTCCCCGACGCAGATGGACATCAGCAGGAACCTCAGCTTCATGGCCAGATTCTGGGAGCTGCAG TGGCGGATGCTGACGGTGAAAAGTGATGATTCTGAGCATAAGTACAGCTCCACGCCGCTGGACTGGGTCACGCTGGACACCAACATCGCCTACTGGCTGCACCCCAGGACCAGT GCACAGATCCACCTGCTGGGGAACATTGTCATCTGGGCCTCGGCCAGCCTCGCCACCGTGCTGTACGGCCTGCTCTTCATCTGGTACCTGCTCAGACGCCGGAGGAGAGTCTGCGACCTCCCTGAGG ATTGCTGGCTGCGCTGGGTGCTGGCCGGGGCTCTGTGTGCCGGGGGCTGGGCCGTGAACTACATCCCCTTCTTCCTGATGGAAAAGACACTCTTCCTCTACCACTACCTGCCTGCGCTCACCTTCCAGACCCTCCTGCTCCCTGTGGTCTTGGAGCATGTCAGCGACCACCTGTGCAG CAGGTCCCAGCTGCAGAGGAGCCTCTTCAGAGCGCTGGTTGTGGCATGGTTCGCGTCCGCCTGCCACGTATCCAACACGCTGCGCCCGCTCACCTACGGCGACAGGTCGCTCTCCCCCAGCGAACTCAAGGCCCTGCGCTGGAAAGACAGCTGGGACATCCTGGTCCGGAAGTACTAG
- the POMT1 gene encoding protein O-mannosyl-transferase 1 isoform X4 produces the protein MLGFLQRPVVVTADINLNVVALTVVGLLSRLWQLAYPRAVVFDEVYYGQYISFYMKRIFFLDGSGPPFGHMLLALGGYLGGFDGNFLWNRIGAEYSSNVPVWSLRLLPALAGALSVPMAYQIVWELGFSNCAAMGAALLILIENALITQSRLMLLESVLIFFNLLAVLSYLKFSNSQKHRPFSPSWWFWLLLTGVACSCAVGIKYVGVFTYLLVLGVAAVHTWHLIGDHTLSHVRVLCHLLARAVALVLIPVLVYLLFFYVHLLLLYRSGPHDQIMSSAFQASLEGGLARITQGQPLEVAYGSQVTLKNVFGQPVPCWLHSHQSTYPMIYENGRGSSHQQQVTCYPFKDVNNWWIVKDPGRHQLVVSSSPRPVRHGDLVQLVHGMTTRLLNTHDVAAPLSPHSQEVSCYIDYNISMPAQNLWRLDIVNRESDTDIWKTILSEVRFMHVNTSAVLKLSGAPLPDWGFRQLEVVGEKLSRGYHESTVWNVEEHRYGKSQEQKDRELELHSPTQMDISRNLSFMARFWELQWRMLTVKSDDSEHKYSSTPLDWVTLDTNIAYWLHPRTSAQIHLLGNIVIWASASLATVLYGLLFIWYLLRRRRRVCDLPEDCWLRWVLAGALCAGGWAVNYIPFFLMEKTLFLYHYLPALTFQTLLLPVVLEHVSDHLCRSLSPSELKALRWKDSWDILVRKY, from the exons ATGCTGGGGTTTTTGCAGCGCCCTGTGGTGGTGACAGCTGACATCAACTTGAACGTCGTGGCTCTGACCGTGGTGGGGCTGCTGAGCCGACTATGGCAGCTTGCCTATCCGAGGGCCGTGGT TTTTGATGAAGTATATTATGGGCAGTACATCTCTTTTTACATGAAGCGGATCTTCTTTTTGGATGGCAGTGGACCGCCGTTTGGCCACATGCTGCTGGCCTTGGGAG GTTATTTAGGAGGATTCGATGGTAACTTTTTGTGGAACAGAATTGGAgcag AATACAGCAGCAATGTGCCCGTGTGGTCCCTGCGCCTGCTGCCCGCCCTGGCAGGGGCCCTGTCGGTGCCCATGGCCTACCAGATCGTGTGGGAGCTTGGCTTCTCTAACTGTGCTGCCATGGGGGCCGCTCTGCTGATACTGATCG AGAATGCTCTCATCACTCAGTCAAGACTGATGCTTTTGGAATCCGTGTTGATATTTTTCAATCTGTTGGCCGTGCTGTCTTACCTGAAGTTCTCCAACTCCCAGAAGCACAG GCCCTTCTCTCCCAGCTGGTGGTTTTGGCTGCTGCTGACAGGCGTGGCCTGCTCCTGTGCAGTTGG CATCAAGTACGTGGGTGTGTTCACATACTTGCTTGTGCTCGGGGTTGCAGCTGTCCACACCTGGCACCTGATTGGAGACCACACACTGTCACAC GTCCGTGTGCTCTGTCACCTGCTGGCCCGAGCCGTGGCCCTGGTGCTCATCCCGGTCCTCGTGTACCTGCTGTTCTTCTATGTCCACCTGCTGCTGCTCTACCGCTCCGGGCCCCATGACCAGATCATGTCCAGTGCTTTCCAGGCCAGCTTGGAG GGCGGGCTAGCGCGTATCACACAAGGCCAGCCCCTGGAGGTGGCCTACGGTTCCCAGGTCACCCTGAAGAACGTCTTTGGCCAACCTGTGCCCTGCTGGCTGCACTCCCACCAGAGCACCTACCCTATGAT ATATGAGAACGGCCGCGGCAGCTCCCACCAGCAGCAGGTGACCTGCTACCCCTTCAAAGATGTCAATAACTGGTGGATTGTAAAGGACCCCGGGAG GCACCAGCTGGTGGTGAGCAGCTCCCCGAGGCCTGTGCGGCACGGCGACCTCGTGCAGCTGGTGCACGGCATGACCACCCGCCTCCTCAACAC GCATGATGTCGCGGCCCCCCTGAGCCCCCACTCGCAGGAGGTCTCCTGCTACATCGACTACAACATCTCCATGCCAGCCCAGAACCTCTGGAGGCTG GACATTGTGAACAGGGAGTCTGACACAGACATCTGGAAGACCATCCTGTCGGAGGTCCGCTTCATGCATGTGAACACCTCCGCTGTCCTCAAG CTGAGCGGGGCGCCCCTCCCGGACTGGGGCTTTCGGCAGCTGGAGGTGGTTGGGGAGAAGCTGTCCCGGGGCTACCACGAGAGCACCGTGTGGAACGTGGAGGAGCACCGCTATGGCAAGA GCCAGGAGCAGAAGGACAGGGAGCTGGAGCTGCACTCCCCGACGCAGATGGACATCAGCAGGAACCTCAGCTTCATGGCCAGATTCTGGGAGCTGCAG TGGCGGATGCTGACGGTGAAAAGTGATGATTCTGAGCATAAGTACAGCTCCACGCCGCTGGACTGGGTCACGCTGGACACCAACATCGCCTACTGGCTGCACCCCAGGACCAGT GCACAGATCCACCTGCTGGGGAACATTGTCATCTGGGCCTCGGCCAGCCTCGCCACCGTGCTGTACGGCCTGCTCTTCATCTGGTACCTGCTCAGACGCCGGAGGAGAGTCTGCGACCTCCCTGAGG ATTGCTGGCTGCGCTGGGTGCTGGCCGGGGCTCTGTGTGCCGGGGGCTGGGCCGTGAACTACATCCCCTTCTTCCTGATGGAAAAGACACTCTTCCTCTACCACTACCTGCCTGCGCTCACCTTCCAGACCCTCCTGCTCCCTGTGGTCTTGGAGCATGTCAGCGACCACCTGTGCAG GTCGCTCTCCCCCAGCGAACTCAAGGCCCTGCGCTGGAAAGACAGCTGGGACATCCTGGTCCGGAAGTACTAG
- the POMT1 gene encoding protein O-mannosyl-transferase 1 isoform X3, which translates to MLGFLQRPVVVTADINLNVVALTVVGLLSRLWQLAYPRAVVFDEVYYGQYISFYMKRIFFLDGSGPPFGHMLLALGGYLGGFDGNFLWNRIGAEYSSNVPVWSLRLLPALAGALSVPMAYQIVWELGFSNCAAMGAALLILIENALITQSRLMLLESVLIFFNLLAVLSYLKFSNSQKHRPFSPSWWFWLLLTGVACSCAVGIKYVGVFTYLLVLGVAAVHTWHLIGDHTLSHVRVLCHLLARAVALVLIPVLVYLLFFYVHLLLLYRSGPHDQIMSSAFQASLEGGLARITQGQPLEVAYGSQVTLKNVFGQPVPCWLHSHQSTYPMIYENGRGSSHQQQVTCYPFKDVNNWWIVKDPGRHQLVVSSSPRPVRHGDLVQLVHGMTTRLLNTHDVAAPLSPHSQEVSCYIDYNISMPAQNLWRLDIVNRESDTDIWKTILSEVRFMHVNTSAVLKLSGAPLPDWGFRQLEVVGEKLSRGYHESTVWNVEEHRYGQEQKDRELELHSPTQMDISRNLSFMARFWELQWRMLTVKSDDSEHKYSSTPLDWVTLDTNIAYWLHPRTSAQIHLLGNIVIWASASLATVLYGLLFIWYLLRRRRRVCDLPEDCWLRWVLAGALCAGGWAVNYIPFFLMEKTLFLYHYLPALTFQTLLLPVVLEHVSDHLCSRSQLQRSLFRALVVAWFASACHVSNTLRPLTYGDRSLSPSELKALRWKDSWDILVRKY; encoded by the exons ATGCTGGGGTTTTTGCAGCGCCCTGTGGTGGTGACAGCTGACATCAACTTGAACGTCGTGGCTCTGACCGTGGTGGGGCTGCTGAGCCGACTATGGCAGCTTGCCTATCCGAGGGCCGTGGT TTTTGATGAAGTATATTATGGGCAGTACATCTCTTTTTACATGAAGCGGATCTTCTTTTTGGATGGCAGTGGACCGCCGTTTGGCCACATGCTGCTGGCCTTGGGAG GTTATTTAGGAGGATTCGATGGTAACTTTTTGTGGAACAGAATTGGAgcag AATACAGCAGCAATGTGCCCGTGTGGTCCCTGCGCCTGCTGCCCGCCCTGGCAGGGGCCCTGTCGGTGCCCATGGCCTACCAGATCGTGTGGGAGCTTGGCTTCTCTAACTGTGCTGCCATGGGGGCCGCTCTGCTGATACTGATCG AGAATGCTCTCATCACTCAGTCAAGACTGATGCTTTTGGAATCCGTGTTGATATTTTTCAATCTGTTGGCCGTGCTGTCTTACCTGAAGTTCTCCAACTCCCAGAAGCACAG GCCCTTCTCTCCCAGCTGGTGGTTTTGGCTGCTGCTGACAGGCGTGGCCTGCTCCTGTGCAGTTGG CATCAAGTACGTGGGTGTGTTCACATACTTGCTTGTGCTCGGGGTTGCAGCTGTCCACACCTGGCACCTGATTGGAGACCACACACTGTCACAC GTCCGTGTGCTCTGTCACCTGCTGGCCCGAGCCGTGGCCCTGGTGCTCATCCCGGTCCTCGTGTACCTGCTGTTCTTCTATGTCCACCTGCTGCTGCTCTACCGCTCCGGGCCCCATGACCAGATCATGTCCAGTGCTTTCCAGGCCAGCTTGGAG GGCGGGCTAGCGCGTATCACACAAGGCCAGCCCCTGGAGGTGGCCTACGGTTCCCAGGTCACCCTGAAGAACGTCTTTGGCCAACCTGTGCCCTGCTGGCTGCACTCCCACCAGAGCACCTACCCTATGAT ATATGAGAACGGCCGCGGCAGCTCCCACCAGCAGCAGGTGACCTGCTACCCCTTCAAAGATGTCAATAACTGGTGGATTGTAAAGGACCCCGGGAG GCACCAGCTGGTGGTGAGCAGCTCCCCGAGGCCTGTGCGGCACGGCGACCTCGTGCAGCTGGTGCACGGCATGACCACCCGCCTCCTCAACAC GCATGATGTCGCGGCCCCCCTGAGCCCCCACTCGCAGGAGGTCTCCTGCTACATCGACTACAACATCTCCATGCCAGCCCAGAACCTCTGGAGGCTG GACATTGTGAACAGGGAGTCTGACACAGACATCTGGAAGACCATCCTGTCGGAGGTCCGCTTCATGCATGTGAACACCTCCGCTGTCCTCAAG CTGAGCGGGGCGCCCCTCCCGGACTGGGGCTTTCGGCAGCTGGAGGTGGTTGGGGAGAAGCTGTCCCGGGGCTACCACGAGAGCACCGTGTGGAACGTGGAGGAGCACCGCTATG GCCAGGAGCAGAAGGACAGGGAGCTGGAGCTGCACTCCCCGACGCAGATGGACATCAGCAGGAACCTCAGCTTCATGGCCAGATTCTGGGAGCTGCAG TGGCGGATGCTGACGGTGAAAAGTGATGATTCTGAGCATAAGTACAGCTCCACGCCGCTGGACTGGGTCACGCTGGACACCAACATCGCCTACTGGCTGCACCCCAGGACCAGT GCACAGATCCACCTGCTGGGGAACATTGTCATCTGGGCCTCGGCCAGCCTCGCCACCGTGCTGTACGGCCTGCTCTTCATCTGGTACCTGCTCAGACGCCGGAGGAGAGTCTGCGACCTCCCTGAGG ATTGCTGGCTGCGCTGGGTGCTGGCCGGGGCTCTGTGTGCCGGGGGCTGGGCCGTGAACTACATCCCCTTCTTCCTGATGGAAAAGACACTCTTCCTCTACCACTACCTGCCTGCGCTCACCTTCCAGACCCTCCTGCTCCCTGTGGTCTTGGAGCATGTCAGCGACCACCTGTGCAG CAGGTCCCAGCTGCAGAGGAGCCTCTTCAGAGCGCTGGTTGTGGCATGGTTCGCGTCCGCCTGCCACGTATCCAACACGCTGCGCCCGCTCACCTACGGCGACAGGTCGCTCTCCCCCAGCGAACTCAAGGCCCTGCGCTGGAAAGACAGCTGGGACATCCTGGTCCGGAAGTACTAG